A portion of the Pseudoalteromonas luteoviolacea genome contains these proteins:
- a CDS encoding endonuclease, producing the protein MKLYKTIKKHYQPAVLAAIFSTGSQAQINNGSFEQWQYDRPSNWSIIDSGITTSPVTTPVQAGQTAAAITVNTATQGNTDFRQSIAVVAGQTYDFSTWVYHTEGGVKARLYVDGYRGYSNSQLTAQWQQLNYQYKASTSKNIEVGLRFYDVTGFDGSEVVYVDNYSTGTATTPPPPPPPANCQHNTVNFTLKTDNYASETSWQLANKAGQVIKNGSGYSNNQTITETLCLTDDTYTFTILDSYGDGICCSQGNGRYEFSHNGQILISGGQFTNQDQKQFTLGNDGGNGQDPTGYYATAAGLTGLALKSELHTIIKNHNNQGYGALWSFIDLHERDRYFEKDNSVLDRYSEQPTNTDAINFVAVGDQCGSYRGEGDCYNREHSFPKSWFGGKVEPMNSDVHHIVASDGYVNAKRNSFPFGEVGSASYTSSNGSKVGSASGIGYSGTVFEPIDAFKGDFARIYFYMATRYEHVIASWHNKSSYGSDVLNGTSGLVYETWVINMLKRWHQQDPVDDIERARNQAAYEYQGNRNPYVDHPEFVDLIW; encoded by the coding sequence ATGAAATTATATAAGACAATAAAAAAACATTATCAACCAGCTGTTTTAGCAGCGATTTTTAGTACAGGAAGCCAAGCGCAAATCAATAACGGTAGCTTTGAACAGTGGCAATACGACAGACCGAGTAATTGGTCTATCATTGACTCCGGGATCACAACATCCCCTGTCACAACGCCTGTGCAAGCTGGTCAAACGGCGGCTGCCATTACCGTCAATACTGCAACACAAGGCAATACAGATTTCCGTCAAAGCATTGCCGTTGTTGCAGGGCAAACATATGACTTCAGCACCTGGGTTTATCACACCGAAGGCGGGGTGAAAGCCCGTCTGTATGTTGATGGTTATCGGGGGTATTCAAACTCACAGCTAACAGCACAGTGGCAGCAATTAAACTATCAATACAAGGCAAGCACTTCGAAGAACATTGAAGTTGGCTTACGGTTTTATGATGTCACCGGATTTGACGGTAGCGAAGTCGTATATGTTGACAACTACAGCACAGGCACTGCAACGACACCGCCACCTCCCCCGCCGCCCGCAAACTGCCAACACAATACAGTGAACTTTACGCTCAAAACAGATAACTACGCGAGCGAAACCAGCTGGCAACTGGCAAACAAAGCTGGGCAAGTCATAAAAAATGGCAGTGGTTATAGTAATAATCAAACCATCACAGAGACCCTGTGTTTAACCGATGATACCTATACCTTCACAATTTTAGATAGCTATGGCGATGGCATTTGCTGCTCACAGGGCAATGGCCGTTACGAATTTTCTCACAATGGTCAAATCCTGATATCTGGCGGGCAATTTACCAATCAAGATCAAAAGCAATTTACCCTAGGTAATGACGGCGGTAACGGCCAAGATCCTACAGGCTATTACGCGACTGCCGCAGGCTTAACTGGCCTTGCCCTAAAATCAGAACTACATACCATCATTAAAAACCACAACAACCAAGGCTATGGTGCGTTATGGTCCTTCATCGACCTGCATGAACGCGACCGCTATTTTGAAAAAGATAACTCTGTACTGGATCGTTACTCTGAGCAACCAACAAATACTGATGCGATTAACTTTGTTGCAGTGGGTGATCAATGTGGTAGTTATCGTGGTGAAGGAGACTGTTATAACCGTGAACACTCTTTCCCTAAAAGCTGGTTTGGTGGCAAAGTGGAGCCAATGAACTCAGATGTACACCATATTGTTGCTTCTGATGGCTATGTGAATGCAAAACGCAATAGCTTCCCATTTGGTGAAGTGGGCAGTGCCAGTTACACTTCTTCCAATGGCAGTAAAGTCGGGAGTGCATCTGGCATTGGCTACAGTGGTACGGTATTTGAGCCGATTGATGCTTTCAAAGGTGACTTTGCGCGAATTTATTTTTATATGGCCACGCGCTATGAGCATGTCATTGCTAGCTGGCACAATAAATCAAGTTACGGCAGTGATGTGCTCAATGGTACGTCAGGGCTTGTCTATGAAACTTGGGTGATTAATATGCTTAAACGCTGGCATCAGCAAGATCCCGTCGATGATATAGAGCGCGCACGCAACCAAGCAGCCTATGAATATCAAGGTAATCGCAACCCTTATGTGGATCACCCTGAATTTGTCGACCTAATTTGGTAA